In Arcobacter ellisii, a genomic segment contains:
- a CDS encoding DNA-directed RNA polymerase subunit omega, with translation MIRLEERISKALKQVDNDRYILAIAVGQRADELSKGAKPLLELNTQKMKYTDIAIDEIAAGLLKIEGFVDKK, from the coding sequence ATGATAAGATTAGAAGAAAGAATTTCAAAAGCATTAAAACAAGTTGATAATGATAGATATATTTTAGCAATTGCAGTTGGTCAAAGAGCAGATGAATTAAGTAAAGGTGCAAAACCATTATTAGAATTAAATACTCAAAAAATGAAATATACTGATATTGCTATTGATGAAATTGCAGCAGGTCTTCTAAAAATTGAAGGATTTGTAGATAAAAAATAG
- the pyrH gene encoding UMP kinase, translated as MNKRVLVKFSGEALAGAEGYGIDTQILDYIAEEIKSLVENNIEVGIVIGGGNIIRGVTAAADGVIKRTSADYMGMLGTVINGIAMQEALEYKGLSARLQTAIKMEQIAEPFIVRKAMRHLEKGRVVIFGAGTGNPYFTTDTGATLRATEIGASMLIKATKVDGVYDRDPMKYPDAKKLETLSYDRALEDHIKVMDDTAIALAKDNKLPIVVANMNEKGNLLKIIKGDYSRCSIVK; from the coding sequence ATGAACAAAAGGGTACTTGTTAAGTTTTCTGGGGAGGCACTTGCTGGTGCTGAAGGTTATGGTATTGATACTCAAATACTAGATTATATAGCTGAAGAGATAAAAAGTTTAGTAGAAAACAACATTGAAGTTGGTATTGTAATTGGTGGGGGAAATATCATTAGAGGTGTTACTGCTGCTGCTGACGGAGTTATAAAAAGAACAAGTGCTGATTATATGGGAATGTTAGGTACGGTAATAAATGGTATTGCAATGCAAGAAGCTTTAGAATATAAAGGTTTAAGTGCAAGACTTCAAACTGCAATTAAAATGGAACAAATTGCAGAACCATTTATCGTAAGAAAAGCAATGAGACATTTAGAAAAAGGAAGAGTTGTAATATTTGGAGCAGGAACTGGAAATCCATATTTTACAACAGATACTGGAGCTACTTTAAGAGCTACAGAAATTGGTGCATCAATGTTAATAAAAGCTACAAAAGTTGATGGTGTTTATGACAGAGACCCAATGAAATATCCTGATGCTAAAAAATTAGAAACTTTATCATATGATAGAGCTTTAGAAGATCATATAAAAGTTATGGATGATACAGCAATTGCTTTAGCAAAAGACAATAAACTTCCAATAGTTGTAGCAAACATGAATGAAAAAGGTAATTTACTTAAAATCATTAAAGGTGATTACAGTAGATGCTCAATAGTTAAATAA
- a CDS encoding ATP-binding protein, with protein sequence MKSLETCYEINFSKINFIERKVKITNPKTIISGASKTGKTYLIYDFLSNFKSNEYLYIDFSDLRNDLIEIAKNLEEFIKKNEIIVLILENFEFQFSIPSCENIIISTSSNEIIEGFEHINLNALDFEEYLLHDNKHQNITQSFNSFLKFGNLPEIINLEEHKKIQRLQEIIRLICKDETQYEILKIMIENIDEKKSLFQLFNSLKTKIKLSKDKFYEVCKILENSRIIYFLPKYNQEKSTKKIFCYNYSFLNAITYTKKFKNEFSNMVFLELINKYEDIYYYEQIDFYIKSKNIAVVSIPFFNTFLNNNLIKKIIKNALELNIKEINIITISNNEKIQDPKIKINVLPFYEWALS encoded by the coding sequence ATGAAAAGCCTAGAAACTTGTTATGAAATTAATTTCTCAAAAATTAATTTCATAGAAAGAAAAGTAAAAATAACAAATCCAAAAACCATAATAAGTGGTGCTTCCAAAACTGGAAAAACCTATTTAATTTATGATTTCTTATCTAATTTCAAATCAAATGAATATCTTTATATTGATTTTTCTGATTTAAGAAATGATTTAATTGAAATTGCTAAAAATTTAGAAGAATTTATCAAAAAAAATGAAATTATTGTTTTAATTTTAGAAAATTTTGAATTTCAATTTTCAATACCTTCATGTGAAAATATAATCATTTCTACATCAAGTAATGAAATTATAGAAGGTTTTGAACATATAAACCTAAATGCTTTAGATTTTGAAGAGTATTTATTACATGATAATAAACATCAAAATATTACTCAAAGTTTTAATAGTTTTTTAAAATTTGGAAATCTTCCAGAAATTATAAATTTAGAAGAACATAAAAAAATTCAACGTTTACAAGAGATAATTAGACTAATTTGTAAAGATGAAACTCAATATGAAATACTTAAAATCATGATTGAAAATATTGATGAAAAAAAATCTCTTTTTCAACTATTTAACTCATTAAAAACAAAAATAAAACTCTCAAAAGATAAATTTTATGAAGTATGTAAAATTTTAGAAAATAGCAGAATTATCTATTTTTTACCAAAATATAATCAAGAAAAATCAACAAAAAAAATTTTCTGTTATAACTACTCTTTTTTAAATGCAATAACCTATACAAAAAAATTTAAAAATGAATTTTCTAACATGGTTTTTTTAGAATTAATCAATAAATATGAAGATATTTATTACTATGAACAAATTGATTTTTATATAAAATCAAAAAATATAGCTGTTGTTTCCATACCATTTTTTAATACTTTTTTGAACAATAATTTAATAAAAAAAATTATTAAAAATGCACTTGAACTAAATATTAAAGAGATAAATATCATAACAATTTCAAATAATGAAAAAATTCAAGACCCAAAAATCAAAATAAATGTTCTTCCTTTTTATGAATGGGCATTAAGCTAA
- the pdxA gene encoding 4-hydroxythreonine-4-phosphate dehydrogenase: MIENNKPKIAISIGDLNGIGIEIAFKCHEEISKICQPIYCINNKMLKRAANELKIEIPEDFEIFKTKGEFDLKPGTVSKKSGKYSFNSFMDAINLANLKEVDAICTLPINKESWNKADIKYKGHTEVLRDYFGKHAIMMLGCSEMFVALFTEHIPLRKVAKKINEEDLTQFLIDFYNNVKSENIGVLGLNPHASDNGVLGDEEVQIFKAIKKANKHFEKNIFKGPLVPDTAFSPLSRKNFKYFVAMYHDQGLAPLKALYFEESINVSLNLPIIRTSVDHGTAFNIAYKNENINTQSYINAIKEAINLISMKK, from the coding sequence ATGATTGAAAACAATAAACCTAAAATTGCTATTAGTATTGGTGACCTAAATGGTATTGGAATTGAAATAGCCTTTAAATGTCATGAAGAAATTTCAAAAATTTGCCAACCAATATATTGTATAAATAACAAAATGCTAAAAAGAGCAGCAAATGAACTTAAAATTGAAATTCCAGAAGATTTTGAGATATTTAAAACAAAAGGTGAATTTGATTTAAAACCAGGAACAGTTTCTAAAAAATCAGGTAAATATTCATTTAACTCTTTTATGGATGCAATAAATCTTGCAAATTTAAAAGAGGTAGATGCAATTTGTACACTTCCAATAAATAAAGAGTCTTGGAATAAAGCAGATATAAAATATAAAGGGCATACAGAAGTTTTAAGAGACTATTTTGGAAAACATGCAATTATGATGTTAGGATGTTCAGAAATGTTTGTTGCACTTTTTACTGAACATATTCCCCTTAGAAAAGTTGCAAAAAAAATAAATGAAGAGGATTTAACTCAATTTTTAATTGATTTTTATAACAATGTAAAAAGCGAAAATATTGGTGTTCTTGGTTTAAATCCACACGCAAGTGATAATGGCGTTTTAGGTGATGAAGAAGTTCAGATTTTCAAAGCTATAAAAAAAGCAAATAAACATTTTGAAAAAAATATTTTCAAAGGTCCACTTGTTCCTGATACTGCATTTTCTCCTCTTTCAAGAAAAAATTTCAAATACTTTGTTGCAATGTATCATGACCAAGGTTTAGCTCCATTAAAAGCTTTATATTTTGAAGAAAGTATAAATGTAAGTCTAAATTTACCAATAATAAGAACTTCAGTTGACCATGGGACTGCTTTTAATATCGCATATAAAAATGAAAATATAAATACTCAAAGTTATATAAATGCAATAAAAGAAGCTATAAATCTAATCTCTATGAAAAAATGA
- a CDS encoding pyridoxine 5'-phosphate synthase has translation MLLGVNIDHIAVLREARKINDPNPLDALGICKLSGADQITIHLREDRRHIHDNDAKAIIEQSALPVNLECSINSDIIDIVCKLKPSRATLVPENRNEVTTEGGLDIKGNFEKLQKVIDKLHANEIEVSLFIDPNEEIIELSKELEVEWIELHTGTFANIYAMLNTNLSNTHHSIKELELSKQELKTKLLKSVKEIENSSKLAKKLGLKIAAGHGLNYQNVTMISKIPEIEELNIGQSIIARSVFTGLNKAIIDMKELVKND, from the coding sequence TTGTTACTTGGTGTAAATATTGACCACATTGCAGTTTTAAGAGAAGCTCGAAAAATTAATGACCCAAATCCCCTTGATGCACTTGGTATTTGTAAACTAAGTGGTGCAGATCAAATTACAATCCACTTAAGAGAAGATAGACGACACATCCACGATAATGATGCAAAAGCAATCATAGAACAATCAGCATTACCAGTAAACTTAGAATGTTCAATCAATAGTGATATTATTGATATAGTTTGTAAACTAAAACCAAGTCGTGCAACACTTGTACCTGAAAATAGAAATGAAGTTACAACAGAAGGTGGACTTGATATTAAAGGAAACTTTGAAAAACTTCAAAAAGTAATAGACAAACTTCATGCAAATGAGATTGAAGTTTCACTTTTTATTGACCCAAATGAAGAAATTATTGAATTATCAAAAGAGTTAGAAGTTGAATGGATTGAACTTCATACAGGAACATTTGCAAATATTTATGCGATGTTAAACACAAATTTATCAAACACTCATCATTCAATAAAAGAGTTAGAATTAAGTAAACAAGAATTAAAAACAAAACTTTTAAAATCTGTAAAAGAGATAGAAAACTCTTCAAAACTTGCAAAAAAACTTGGACTTAAAATTGCAGCAGGTCATGGATTAAATTATCAAAATGTAACAATGATTTCAAAAATTCCTGAAATTGAAGAGTTAAATATTGGTCAAAGTATAATTGCACGTTCTGTTTTTACTGGACTTAATAAAGCAATAATTGATATGAAAGAATTAGTTAAAAATGATTGA
- a CDS encoding anthranilate synthase component I family protein — MNFYSKEILLDQFTPVSIYEKVKSLYQHEITFLFESTINSSDGNYSYIIVGARERVWYDKDTCYYKNEEGEVTIVDSNPLLFLKKYYKNFDKQLYKEKALELGIGLIDGFIGNVGYDIGKEFEPKLKESMNNLVDQLDMPDLDLIRPNIILGFSHKTSKLVMVTSVESKKDELKTIEDILYTTYSYAPLKKATILNEGKFNFTKEEFFEMVARSKEMIKSGDVFQILMSNRFIQKAVVDHLSFYRALRSKNPSPYLFLLEFERFTIAGSSPEVMIRLVDGHLLLRPIAGTRKRGKNLDRDLELEAEMLNDTKEKAEHIMLVDLGRNDVGRVARPGTVKVTDLMRVERYSHVMHMVSDVEAIIDDKYDMFDLFMATFTAGTMTGAPKIRAMELIAQFEGIKRNFYSGSIAYFGFDGNMDSAITIRTTLLTEDTVVFQAGAGVVADSNPELEYLEVQNKLAANISTLKDLS; from the coding sequence ATGAATTTTTACAGCAAAGAAATTTTATTAGATCAATTTACACCTGTTTCAATTTATGAAAAAGTGAAATCATTATATCAACATGAAATCACTTTTTTATTTGAAAGTACAATTAATTCAAGTGATGGAAATTACTCTTATATAATTGTTGGGGCAAGAGAAAGAGTTTGGTATGACAAAGATACTTGTTATTACAAAAATGAAGAAGGTGAAGTAACAATAGTTGATTCAAATCCTCTGCTTTTTTTAAAAAAATATTATAAAAATTTTGACAAACAATTATATAAAGAGAAAGCTCTTGAATTAGGTATTGGTCTAATTGATGGATTTATTGGAAATGTAGGTTATGATATTGGAAAAGAGTTTGAACCTAAACTAAAAGAGTCAATGAATAATTTAGTTGACCAATTAGATATGCCTGATTTAGACCTAATTAGACCAAACATCATTTTAGGATTTTCACATAAAACTTCTAAACTTGTTATGGTTACGTCTGTTGAATCAAAAAAAGATGAACTAAAAACTATTGAAGATATTCTTTATACAACATACTCTTATGCTCCATTAAAAAAAGCTACTATTTTAAATGAAGGAAAATTCAATTTTACAAAAGAAGAATTTTTTGAAATGGTTGCTCGTTCTAAAGAGATGATAAAATCAGGAGATGTGTTTCAGATTTTAATGTCTAATAGATTTATTCAAAAAGCTGTTGTGGATCACTTGAGTTTTTATAGAGCATTAAGAAGTAAAAATCCAAGTCCTTATCTATTTTTATTAGAGTTTGAAAGATTTACAATTGCAGGAAGTAGCCCTGAAGTAATGATTAGACTTGTTGATGGACATTTACTGTTAAGACCAATTGCTGGAACTAGAAAAAGAGGAAAAAACCTAGATAGGGATTTAGAATTAGAAGCTGAAATGTTAAATGATACTAAAGAAAAAGCTGAACATATAATGCTTGTTGATTTAGGAAGAAATGACGTTGGTCGTGTTGCACGTCCTGGAACTGTAAAAGTTACAGATTTAATGAGAGTAGAAAGATACTCACATGTTATGCATATGGTTTCAGATGTTGAAGCAATAATTGATGACAAATATGATATGTTTGATTTATTTATGGCTACATTTACAGCTGGAACAATGACAGGAGCTCCTAAAATTAGAGCTATGGAATTAATTGCTCAATTTGAAGGAATAAAAAGAAATTTCTATTCTGGAAGTATCGCATATTTTGGTTTTGATGGAAATATGGATAGTGCAATTACAATTAGAACAACTCTATTAACAGAAGATACAGTTGTATTCCAAGCAGGAGCTGGAGTTGTTGCTGATTCAAATCCTGAACTTGAATATCTTGAAGTTCAAAATAAACTAGCTGCTAATATCTCTACTTTAAAAGACTTATCTTAA
- a CDS encoding SPOR domain-containing protein, translating into MQIKGEEFIKKVQLQQEREELERKLSELEEVEVSIGNINLNNNLNMNNDSINLNRNTQFEPNEHELDNIMLGTSSIGSNEENKKKYLILGIVLVVLFLLTIIIIRLLTNDPAKEDQFTSNNANSSEIKKLSENSNIEENFQKIINERVKKDTNEPMIPENAIQADQRLQNLQQTNDNTTQEERETIQEEAPANISNETLDETIKKIEEKKATQKEKVVQTTEKKAPQTKEVTQNVEQKKSVRDLMDSPSSSSTTSSTSMSSGYFVQIGAFTKKPTDGYINTIRNAKFKYKIYQQEIKGVTYNKVLIGPYSSKAAASESVEDIKEKLNVTSAFVVKF; encoded by the coding sequence ATGCAAATAAAAGGTGAAGAGTTCATAAAAAAAGTTCAACTTCAACAAGAAAGAGAAGAACTTGAAAGAAAACTAAGTGAACTTGAAGAAGTTGAAGTATCAATAGGTAATATAAATCTTAATAATAATTTGAATATGAATAATGATTCAATAAATTTAAACAGAAATACTCAATTTGAACCAAATGAACATGAACTTGATAATATTATGTTGGGTACCTCTTCAATTGGAAGTAATGAAGAAAATAAGAAAAAATACCTAATTTTAGGTATTGTTCTTGTTGTATTATTTTTATTAACTATTATAATTATAAGACTTCTAACTAATGATCCAGCAAAAGAAGATCAATTTACATCTAATAATGCTAACTCTTCTGAAATAAAGAAATTATCTGAAAATAGTAATATTGAAGAAAACTTTCAAAAAATCATTAATGAGAGAGTTAAAAAAGATACAAATGAACCTATGATTCCAGAAAATGCAATTCAAGCAGATCAAAGACTTCAAAATTTACAACAAACAAATGATAATACAACTCAAGAAGAGAGAGAAACTATTCAAGAGGAAGCACCTGCTAATATCTCTAATGAAACATTAGATGAAACAATCAAAAAAATTGAAGAGAAAAAAGCTACACAAAAAGAAAAAGTTGTACAAACAACAGAGAAAAAAGCTCCTCAGACAAAAGAAGTGACTCAAAATGTTGAACAAAAAAAATCTGTTAGAGATTTAATGGATTCACCAAGTTCTTCTTCAACAACTTCATCAACATCAATGTCTTCAGGATATTTTGTACAAATTGGAGCTTTTACGAAAAAACCAACTGATGGTTATATAAATACTATTAGAAATGCAAAATTTAAGTATAAAATATATCAACAAGAGATAAAAGGTGTAACTTATAATAAAGTTTTAATTGGTCCTTATTCATCAAAAGCTGCTGCTAGTGAAAGCGTTGAAGATATAAAAGAAAAATTAAATGTTACAAGTGCATTTGTTGTTAAATTTTAA
- a CDS encoding serine hydroxymethyltransferase: MSYITNANLEQADNEVFSIIENELKRQTNHLEMIASENFTSPAVMQAMGSVFTNKYAEGYPYKRYYGGCEFADAVEQLAIDRACKIFGCSYANVQPHSGSQANGAVYAALLSAGDKILGMDLSHGGHLTHGSKPSFSGKNYSAFYYGVELDGRINYDKVMEIAKICQPKIIVCGASAYAREIDFKKFREIADAVGAILFADIAHIAGLVAAGEHPSPFPYADVVTTTTHKTLRGPRGGMIMTNDEEIAKKINSAIFPGLQGGPLVHVIAAKAVAFKEILDPSWKDYAKQVKANAKVLAQVLTKRGYDIVSGGTDNHLVLVSFLNKPFSGKDADAALGNAGITVNKNTVPGETRSPFITSGIRIGSPALTARGMKEKEFEIIANKICDVLDNIEDTNLHAKINKELEELASNFVIYNQSTF, translated from the coding sequence ATGAGTTATATAACAAACGCGAATTTAGAACAAGCAGATAATGAAGTATTTTCAATAATAGAAAATGAATTAAAAAGACAAACTAATCATCTTGAAATGATTGCATCTGAGAACTTTACTTCTCCTGCTGTTATGCAAGCTATGGGTTCTGTTTTTACTAACAAATATGCAGAAGGTTATCCTTACAAAAGATATTATGGTGGTTGTGAGTTTGCTGATGCTGTTGAGCAATTAGCAATTGACAGAGCTTGTAAAATCTTTGGTTGTTCTTATGCTAATGTTCAACCTCATTCAGGGAGCCAAGCTAATGGTGCTGTTTATGCTGCATTATTAAGTGCTGGTGATAAAATCTTAGGTATGGATTTATCTCATGGTGGACATTTAACTCATGGTTCAAAACCAAGTTTTTCTGGTAAAAACTATTCTGCATTTTATTATGGTGTAGAACTTGATGGAAGAATCAATTATGATAAAGTTATGGAAATAGCTAAAATTTGTCAACCAAAAATTATTGTTTGTGGTGCAAGTGCTTATGCTAGAGAAATTGACTTTAAAAAATTCAGAGAAATAGCTGATGCAGTTGGTGCTATTTTATTTGCTGATATTGCACATATTGCTGGTCTTGTTGCTGCTGGTGAACATCCAAGTCCATTCCCTTATGCTGATGTTGTAACAACTACTACTCATAAGACTTTAAGAGGTCCAAGAGGTGGTATGATTATGACAAATGATGAAGAGATTGCTAAAAAAATTAATAGTGCAATTTTCCCAGGATTACAAGGTGGACCACTTGTTCATGTAATTGCTGCAAAAGCAGTAGCATTTAAAGAAATTTTAGATCCATCATGGAAAGATTATGCAAAACAAGTAAAAGCGAATGCAAAAGTATTAGCCCAAGTTCTTACAAAAAGAGGATATGATATTGTTTCAGGTGGAACAGATAATCACTTAGTATTAGTAAGTTTTTTAAATAAACCATTTTCAGGAAAAGATGCAGATGCAGCTTTAGGAAATGCAGGGATTACAGTAAATAAAAACACAGTTCCAGGTGAAACAAGAAGTCCATTTATAACTTCAGGAATTAGAATAGGAAGCCCAGCATTAACAGCTAGAGGTATGAAAGAAAAAGAGTTTGAAATAATAGCAAACAAAATTTGTGATGTATTAGATAACATTGAAGATACAAATTTACATGCTAAAATCAACAAAGAGTTAGAAGAACTTGCTTCAAACTTTGTGATTTACAATCAATCTACTTTTTAG
- the lysS gene encoding lysine--tRNA ligase: MLFENKYIQQRIEKAEKLREVGINPYSNESLRNCTIAKFLNVNSDILHSEEKRDENRTYTVAGRIKFFRLMGKAAFLKIEDESGMLQIYVARDNLPEGFYNDIFKKNIEVGDIIEVSGYPFVTGQGELSLHADDLRILTKAISPLPEKYHGIQDKELRYRQRYLDLIMNSEVRKTFQIRSKVISLTRRFFENKGFLEVETPMMHPIAGGANAKPFVTHHNALGIDRFLRIAPELYLKRLIVGGFEAVFEINRNFRNEGMDATHNPEFTSIEFYWAYKTYKDLIVITKEYFEYLFEHLNLPTVLPYGNLKIDFSKFTEIPLIQSLYEIGGVPQDIVEDKEKIITFMKEKNLDVNVNMNLGQLQGELFDEYVEAKLINPTFITEYPVEISPLARRNDEKPHLTDRFELFIAGKEIANAFSELNDPLDQLQRFESQIAAKEAGDDEAHEMDEDFVNALSYGMAPTAGQGIGIDRLVMMLTNEHSIRDVLLFPAMKPIKQEIDLYEDQEN, from the coding sequence ATATTGTTTGAAAATAAATATATACAACAAAGAATTGAAAAAGCTGAAAAATTAAGAGAAGTGGGAATTAATCCTTACTCAAATGAAAGTTTGAGAAATTGTACAATTGCAAAATTTTTAAATGTAAATAGTGATATTTTACATAGTGAAGAAAAAAGAGATGAAAACAGAACTTATACAGTTGCTGGAAGAATTAAATTTTTCAGACTTATGGGAAAAGCAGCTTTCTTAAAAATTGAAGATGAAAGTGGAATGCTTCAAATATATGTGGCAAGAGATAATTTACCAGAAGGTTTTTATAACGATATTTTCAAAAAGAATATTGAAGTTGGTGATATTATTGAAGTTTCTGGTTATCCATTTGTTACAGGTCAAGGTGAACTTTCACTTCATGCAGATGATTTAAGAATACTTACAAAAGCTATCTCTCCACTTCCTGAAAAATATCATGGTATTCAAGATAAAGAATTAAGATATAGACAAAGATATTTAGACTTAATTATGAATTCAGAAGTGCGAAAAACTTTTCAAATTAGAAGTAAAGTTATAAGTTTAACAAGAAGATTTTTTGAAAACAAAGGTTTCTTAGAAGTTGAAACTCCAATGATGCATCCAATTGCAGGTGGAGCAAATGCAAAACCATTTGTAACTCATCATAATGCTTTAGGAATTGATAGATTTTTAAGAATTGCACCGGAACTTTATTTAAAAAGACTAATTGTTGGTGGATTTGAAGCAGTATTTGAAATAAATAGAAACTTTAGAAACGAAGGAATGGATGCAACTCACAATCCTGAATTTACATCTATTGAATTTTATTGGGCATATAAAACTTATAAAGATTTAATTGTTATTACTAAAGAGTATTTTGAATATTTATTTGAACACTTAAATTTACCAACTGTTTTACCTTATGGTAATTTAAAAATTGACTTTAGTAAATTTACTGAGATTCCATTAATTCAATCTTTATATGAAATTGGTGGAGTTCCACAAGATATAGTTGAAGATAAAGAAAAAATCATAACATTTATGAAAGAAAAAAATTTAGATGTTAATGTAAATATGAATTTAGGTCAACTTCAAGGTGAGTTATTTGATGAATATGTTGAAGCTAAATTAATTAATCCAACATTTATCACTGAATATCCAGTTGAAATTTCACCACTTGCAAGAAGAAATGATGAAAAACCACATTTAACAGATAGATTTGAATTATTTATTGCTGGTAAAGAGATTGCTAATGCCTTTAGTGAGTTAAATGACCCACTAGACCAACTTCAAAGATTTGAATCTCAAATCGCTGCAAAAGAAGCAGGAGATGATGAAGCTCACGAAATGGATGAAGATTTTGTAAATGCTTTATCTTATGGTATGGCACCAACAGCAGGTCAAGGTATTGGTATTGATAGATTAGTAATGATGCTTACAAATGAACACTCTATTAGAGATGTTTTATTATTCCCAGCTATGAAACCAATAAAACAAGAAATTGATTTATATGAAGATCAAGAAAATTAA
- a CDS encoding CvpA family protein → MQDFAIFDLIIISITLILGLKGLFRGLIKEVFGIIGIIGAIFVASRISTETGELLAPVLVLENQATIKLIGFVVALVGVWLVVYSAGLVVSKIFSASGLGVIDRIFGFVFGASKIFLIFSVIAYALYQVNSFKKVMDEKFATSAVMPHLISVGSYIIKLDTDSLTNSFDKAVKTVKDTQIVKDATSNLKEEVNSTVDGVQEAIKEEVVQKVEEKIEDTTNTTSEQVDAVKEKLKNIANKPEENK, encoded by the coding sequence ATGCAAGATTTTGCTATTTTTGATTTAATAATAATATCTATTACTCTTATTTTAGGACTAAAAGGTCTTTTTAGAGGTCTAATTAAAGAGGTTTTTGGAATTATTGGAATCATTGGTGCAATTTTTGTAGCTTCAAGAATTTCAACAGAAACAGGTGAATTATTAGCTCCTGTATTAGTTTTAGAAAATCAAGCAACAATAAAATTAATCGGTTTTGTGGTAGCTTTAGTTGGTGTTTGGCTTGTAGTTTATAGTGCAGGATTAGTTGTTAGTAAAATATTTTCAGCAAGTGGTTTAGGTGTTATAGATAGAATATTTGGATTTGTTTTTGGTGCTTCAAAAATATTTTTAATTTTTTCTGTTATTGCATATGCGCTTTATCAAGTTAATTCATTTAAAAAAGTTATGGATGAAAAATTTGCTACTTCTGCTGTAATGCCTCACTTAATTAGCGTTGGTTCTTACATAATAAAACTAGATACAGATTCATTAACAAATAGTTTTGATAAAGCTGTAAAAACTGTAAAAGATACACAAATTGTAAAAGATGCAACTTCTAATCTTAAAGAAGAAGTTAATTCAACTGTAGATGGAGTACAAGAAGCTATAAAAGAAGAAGTAGTTCAAAAAGTTGAAGAGAAAATTGAAGATACTACAAATACAACTTCTGAACAAGTTGATGCAGTAAAAGAAAAACTTAAAAATATTGCAAATAAACCAGAAGAAAATAAATAA